Proteins from a genomic interval of Euleptes europaea isolate rEulEur1 chromosome 18, rEulEur1.hap1, whole genome shotgun sequence:
- the LOC130490651 gene encoding olfactory receptor 6M1-like, whose protein sequence is MEMGNMTSITEILLLGFIYDPALEIVLFLVFLFVYIVTVLGNALIIVLISIDSRLHSPMYFFLSNLSFIEILMTTCIVPKMLANFLSTRKTISLGGCFAQLYFYFFMGSTEFILFAAMSFDRYMAICYPLRYPTLMTGTVCVKMVIGSWIGGFLSVFLSIVLKVRLPYCGPNVINHFFCDSAPFLHLACADISLIELIDFVGSLLLLLGSLSFTATSYVYIITTILKIPSAQGRKKAFATCASHFTVVSMGYGISIFVYVRPSQTDTMSMNKALAVFSSILTPLLNPFIFSLRNEQMKEALRDILSRITSKIKYS, encoded by the coding sequence ATGGAAATGGGCAACATGACATCAATCACTGAAATCCTTTTGCTTGGATTTATATATGACCCTGCTTTGGAGATTGTCCTTTTCctggtttttctttttgtgtatataGTGACCGTGCTTGGGAATGCCCTCATCATTGTACTCATCAGCATTGATTCTCGCCTCCACtcccccatgtatttcttcctcagCAATTTGTCCTTCATCGAGATACTCATGACAACCTGCATAGTGCCGAAAATGCTGGCCAATTTCTTGTCCACGAGAAAAACCATTTCACTGGGTGGTTGCTTTGCTCAGTTATACTTCTATTTCTTCATGGGTTCCACTGAGTTCATCCTATTTGCCGCTATGTCCTTTGAccgctacatggccatctgttaCCCACTTAGGTATCCTACCCTCATGACTGGGACTGTTTGTGTCAAGATGGTGATTGGCTCTTGGATCGGTGGTTTCCTGTCTGTGTTCTTGTCAATAGTACTAAAGGTGAGATTGCCTTATTGTGGACCTAATGTCATCAACCACTTCTTCTGTGACAGTGCCCCTTTCCTACATCTTGCCTGTGCAGACATAAGCCTTATTGAATTGATTGACTTTGTTGGTTCTTTACTTCTGCTGCTTGGGTCCCTTTCATTCACTGCTACTTCTTATGTCTACATCATTACAACCATTCTTAAGATTCCTTCTGCTCAGGGTAGGAAGAAGGCCTTTGCCACCTGTGCCTCTCACTTCACTGTTGTCTCCATGGGCTACGGAATCTCAATTTTTGTGTATGTCAGACCATCCCAGACTGACACCATGAGCATGAACAAAGCATTAGCTGTTTTTTCTAGCATCTTGACTCCCTTGTTAAATCCTTTCATCTTCAGTCTGAGAAATGAACAAATGAAAGAGGCACTGAGAGATATCCTAAGCAGAAtaacttcaaaaataaaatatagctga